A portion of the Stigmatella aurantiaca DW4/3-1 genome contains these proteins:
- a CDS encoding 3-oxoacyl-ACP synthase III family protein gives MIPVRILGTASAAPGRAVTTAELATALGRDPQTVASRTGIRTRHWSEPGTRMAEVGAEVLRRALDTAGLPADGLRRLIFVNSTGGDTLIPATANQVAAALGLSGSCDAFDLNNACMGFLSAFDVAARSIATGLGPVAIVTVEMLSRAVAADSPRSYLVLGDAAAAVVLGAARAAEGLLGSVLSNNGTLPPDTFMAHPLLTGQPERVEFFAGKEEIRRIAMEALSSATQAVLEQAQVALSEIEWVLPHQPNGSMFHSVIEALGLDPARTVPVVEEIGSVGAAAIPVSLDRLLRTRSVRPGDRILMAGVGAGVSRGALLYRVGS, from the coding sequence ATGATTCCTGTACGCATCCTGGGCACGGCCAGTGCCGCGCCTGGACGGGCGGTGACGACGGCGGAGCTGGCCACGGCACTGGGACGGGATCCCCAGACCGTGGCGTCCCGGACGGGCATTCGCACACGCCACTGGAGCGAGCCTGGAACGCGCATGGCGGAAGTGGGCGCGGAGGTGCTGCGCCGCGCGCTCGACACGGCGGGGCTCCCGGCCGACGGGCTGCGCCGGCTGATCTTCGTCAACTCCACCGGGGGAGACACCCTCATCCCCGCGACCGCCAACCAGGTCGCCGCCGCACTGGGGCTCTCCGGCTCGTGTGATGCGTTCGATCTCAACAATGCCTGCATGGGCTTTTTGTCGGCCTTCGACGTCGCGGCCCGCTCGATCGCCACGGGGCTGGGGCCCGTGGCCATCGTCACCGTGGAGATGCTCTCCCGCGCGGTGGCCGCGGATTCCCCGCGCTCGTACCTGGTGCTGGGAGACGCGGCCGCCGCCGTGGTGCTCGGGGCCGCGCGTGCGGCAGAGGGACTGCTCGGCTCGGTGCTGTCCAACAATGGCACCTTGCCCCCGGACACGTTCATGGCGCACCCCCTGCTCACCGGCCAGCCCGAGCGGGTGGAGTTCTTCGCCGGGAAGGAGGAGATCCGGCGCATCGCCATGGAGGCCTTGTCCAGCGCCACCCAGGCCGTGCTGGAGCAGGCCCAGGTGGCCCTGAGCGAGATCGAATGGGTCCTGCCGCATCAGCCCAATGGTTCCATGTTCCACTCGGTCATCGAGGCGCTCGGGCTGGATCCGGCCAGGACGGTTCCGGTCGTCGAGGAGATAGGAAGTGTGGGCGCGGCGGCGATCCCGGTCAGCTTGGATCGCCTCCTCCGGACGCGGTCCGTGCGTCCGGGGGACCGGATCCTCATGGCGGGCGTGGGGGCTGGGGTCTCCCGAGGGGCACTGCTCTACCGGGTGGGTTCATGA